A window of Cellulomonas wangleii genomic DNA:
GGGACCGGCGACCTGCGCCGCGACCTCGGCCTGCTCGGCCTGCACGCGGGCCAGCTCCTCCAGCCCCCAGGCGTACGTCTCGTCCGGGTCGACGTCGGCACCCAGGTGGTGGCGCGACCACAGCGCGTAGCGCTCGCGACCCACGGCGTCGGCCTCCGGGGCGACGGGCGCCAGCTCGTCCGCGAGCACCTGCGCCAGGTCCCCGTACGCCGCACGGGCCGCGGCCGCCCCGCGCTCCAGGTCGGCGTGCAGCGGGTGGTCGTCACCCAGCACGCGGCGTGCGTCCGCACCCCGGACCAGCCGCGTGAACGGCGACGACTCCGGGTGCGCCGCCTCCCGGGCCTGACCGATCACGGCCTCGACCTGACGGACGGCGGCGACGTCGCCCCGCGCCGCCGCGCTCCGCAGGGCCGTCACGTACGACCCCAGCGAGGCCGGGACCCGGGCGAGCCGCGCGGCGACGTCGTCCCACGCCTGCTCGCTGTCCGTCGGCATGAGGTCGAACACCTCGGCCACCTGCTGCGACGGCGAGGACAGGTTGTTGAGCATGCGGTCGTTCTCGCCGGCGTCCTGCAGGTCGATGCCGGTGCGCAGCGACCAGTGCATGGCCGCGACCGTGACCTCGTCGACGGCGTCCGCGGGGGACAGGCCCTCGAGGGCGAGCAGCGTCGACCGGGCGCGGTCGGCGCGCTCAGCGGACGCCTCGGGCGAGAAGTCGGTGAGCTCGCGGTCGTGACCCAGGACGCCCAGCTGCGTGGCGCTGATGGGGTCGAGCCGGGCGAGCGCGGCCACGTAGGCGTCGGCGACGGCGTCGACGGGGCTGGTGGGACGGGGCGCGGGCGCTGGTGTCGTCACCCGGGCCACCCTACGGCGGGGCGCCACACGCTCCCAGGGGGTCGGTGGACGGGGTGGTGCCCGCCGCGACGTCAGGGGTGCAGGCTCCAGCGCCACGCGTCGTGCCCGCGGCCCGGCAGCGCACCGGCACGCGGCCGGAGAGCGGTCCAGCGCGCACGGGCCGACCGTGCGGCACCGTCGGTGTCCGGCGTCGCCGCGTCGTGGTGCGCGCCCGCGGCGACCAGGCCGGCCACGAGGGCCGCCAGCTCCATGTCGTCGGGCGTGCCGCGCACCACCTGCACGTGCGGGTCCACCGGCTCGGCCGTGGCGCGCCCCTGCCCGGTGGTCACAGGTCGTCCTCGTCGTCGTCCTCGTCGTCCAGCAGCACGGGGGCGCCGCGCCCGGCGCCCCACTCGCCGACGACGTAGCCGCGCTCGGTGAGGGTGTGCGCGATCTGCGCACCGCCGTCGTCGACGAGGTCGATGACGGCGTCGAGCGTCAGGTCGCTGACGGTCGACGGCAGCTCGACGACGAACCCCAGGTGGAACGTGTCGTGGTCGCCCGGCTCGACCGGGGCGTCCGCGTCGGGGTCGGCGTCGTCCCAGGTCATGCCGGTCAGGTCGGCGTGCAGCCCGAGCCGTGCGTGCAGCAGGTCGTACAGCCGGGCGTTGAGCGTGCCCACCCGCCCCTCGAGCGCCAGCACGCGGGGGTCCTCGTCGGCCTCTCGCGCGCCGAACTCGGCCCGGACGCCCACCGCCGTCTCGACGTACGCGTGCAGCGCCTCGGCGAGCTCGTCCACCGTGGTGTGCAGCTCGCGGGCGTCCACCCCCGCCAGCGGCTCGCGCCCGTGCGACGCCGGGTCGTGCTCGTCGGGGTGGTCGTGCTCGTGCTCGCTCATGCCGGGCTCCTCACAGCGGGATGTTGCCGTGCTTCTTGGGCGGCAGGCTCGCACGCTTGGTGCGCAGCAGCCGCAGGGACCGCACCACCTGGGCGCGGGTCGCCGACGGTTCGATGACGTCGTCCACGTAGCCGCGGTCGGCCGCGTCCCAGGGGTTGACGATGGCGTCCTCGTACGCGGCGGTCAGCCGGCGCCGCTCCGCCTCGACGTCGCCGCCGGCCTGCGCCACGGTCTGCAGCGCGCCGCGCTGCAGGATGTTGACCGCACCACCGGCGCCCATGACGGCGATCTGCGCGGTCGGCCAGGCGAGGTTCACGTCGGCGCCCAGCTGCTTGGAGCCCATGACGATGTACGCGCCGCCGTAGGCCTTGCGCGTGATGACCGTGACCAGCGGGACCGTCGCCTCCGCGTACGCGAAGATCAGCTTCGCGCCGCGCCGGATGATGCCGTTCCACTCCTGGTCGGTGCCGGGCAGGAAGCCGGGGACGTCGACGAACGTCAGGACGGGGATCCCGAAGGCGTCGCACGTGCGCACGAACCGCGCGGCCTTCTCCGCCGCGTTGATGTCCAGCGTGCCCGCCATGTGCATCGGCTGGTTCGCCACGACGCCCACCGGCTGGCCCTCGACGTGGCCGAACCCGACCACGACGTTCTGGGCGTACAGCGACTGCACCTCGAGGAAGCTGTCGTCGTCGAGCACGGTCTCGATGACCGTGTGCATGTCGTACGGCCGGCTGTCCGAGTCCGGGACGAGCGTGTCCAGCGCGAGGTCCTCGTCCGACGGCTCCAGGTCGGCCTCGTGCGCGTAGGCCGGCGGGTCGGCCAGGTTGTTGGTCGGCAGGTACGCCAGCAGCGTGCGCACCCAGTCGATCGCGTCGTCCTCGTCCGAGGCCATGTAGTGCGCGACGCCGGAACGGGTCGAGTGCGTCGTCGCGCCGCCCAGCTCCTCGAAGCCCACGTCCTCGCCCGTGACCGCGCGGATCACGTCCGGGCCGGTGATGAACATGTTGGAGGTGCCGTCCGCCATGACGATGAAGTCGGTCAGCGCGGGGGAGTACACCGCGCCGCCGGCCGACGGTCCGAGGATGAGGCTGATCTGCGGGATCACGCCCGAGGCCGCGACGTTGCGACGGAAGATCTCGGCGAACTGGGTCAGGCCGGCGACGCCCTCCTGGATGCGTGCGCCGCCACCGTCGCTGATGCCCACCAGCGGCACCCCGGTGCGCAGAGCGAGGTCCATCACCTTGGTGATCTTCTGCCCGTGCACCTCGCCCAGCGAGCCGCCGA
This region includes:
- a CDS encoding acyl-CoA carboxylase subunit beta; the protein is MRPGPTDPAPTDPAAPARTTAGLLDDLRARRAAAVDVAEQKAAAKQHARGRKTARERVEALLDPGSFVELDAFVRHRSTNFGLGDRRVAGDGVVVGHGTVEGRPVCVYSQDFTVFGGSLGEVHGQKITKVMDLALRTGVPLVGISDGGGARIQEGVAGLTQFAEIFRRNVAASGVIPQISLILGPSAGGAVYSPALTDFIVMADGTSNMFITGPDVIRAVTGEDVGFEELGGATTHSTRSGVAHYMASDEDDAIDWVRTLLAYLPTNNLADPPAYAHEADLEPSDEDLALDTLVPDSDSRPYDMHTVIETVLDDDSFLEVQSLYAQNVVVGFGHVEGQPVGVVANQPMHMAGTLDINAAEKAARFVRTCDAFGIPVLTFVDVPGFLPGTDQEWNGIIRRGAKLIFAYAEATVPLVTVITRKAYGGAYIVMGSKQLGADVNLAWPTAQIAVMGAGGAVNILQRGALQTVAQAGGDVEAERRRLTAAYEDAIVNPWDAADRGYVDDVIEPSATRAQVVRSLRLLRTKRASLPPKKHGNIPL
- a CDS encoding acyl-CoA carboxylase epsilon subunit, with the translated sequence MTTGQGRATAEPVDPHVQVVRGTPDDMELAALVAGLVAAGAHHDAATPDTDGAARSARARWTALRPRAGALPGRGHDAWRWSLHP
- a CDS encoding DUF885 domain-containing protein gives rise to the protein MTTPAPAPRPTSPVDAVADAYVAALARLDPISATQLGVLGHDRELTDFSPEASAERADRARSTLLALEGLSPADAVDEVTVAAMHWSLRTGIDLQDAGENDRMLNNLSSPSQQVAEVFDLMPTDSEQAWDDVAARLARVPASLGSYVTALRSAAARGDVAAVRQVEAVIGQAREAAHPESSPFTRLVRGADARRVLGDDHPLHADLERGAAAARAAYGDLAQVLADELAPVAPEADAVGRERYALWSRHHLGADVDPDETYAWGLEELARVQAEQAEVAAQVAGPGATVEQAAALLDADPERQLAGTDALRGWMQATSDAAIEALDGTHFDIPAPVRTLECRIAPSSTGAIYYTGPSDDFARPGRMWWSVPPDVTSFSTWRERTTVYHEGVPGHHLQIAQAVFERATLNSWRRLVAWTSGHGEGWALYAERLMADLGFLDDPGDRLGMLDGQRLRAARVVFDLGMHLGLPAPAEVGTWTPQTGWDFLLANVQMPESFVRFEYTRYLGWPGQAPSYKVGQRLWEQYRDAARADAAARGRVFDLRDFHARALSLGSVPLAVLPTALTS